From one Melioribacteraceae bacterium genomic stretch:
- a CDS encoding TonB-dependent receptor, whose protein sequence is MKQKNRIFVQFIFALLFIATTFYAGQTGKVAGNVKDSETGEPIIGANIVLEGTYFGAAADFEGYYYINNIPPGKYTVIVSAIGYGKTIINEVVVRIDLTTSLDVNLVPESIQLGEDIIVTAERPLITKDLTSTKATVSSSEIALLPVDNVSQVINLQAGVVDGHFRGGRSNEVAYLVDGIPITDVFSGSNSVQIENSSIRELEVISGTFNAEYGQALSGVVNIVTKEGSSKYEGNVTAYAGTYLAADDGVYENLDNLKIDGVKDLNLSLSGPTPLSNLSFFVTGRYFRNDGYFYGRRVYNTSDSNPFQPTGDNSYVKMNYEYRTSFNGKLTYSLPQWKFSYGLFWDDSENKYYSHEYKWTPDGIKTHYGEDIIHNLQISFYPSQSTFSTLKLSNNIYRFNGYLYEDPYDPRYVDPYQGTPTSGYTFRHGGQESDRYNRSTKTMIGQWHLESQVSKEHKVKIGVEAQRHEIYNHWSTIYNLTEGQVDENGDPIFTLGYRDPGTPGNQSYYKEPYQIAGFIQDKMEYDIMIINAGIRFDYFNPNTTMPADFRNPSRINPNPNFPGAGLTREVEAKYQVSPRIGVSFPISDQGAIYFSYGHFFQIPNFENLYRNDEYIIDQGQSLNTITGNPDLDAQKTVKYELGLQQVVFPNVSLDVTAYYSDIRNLLGMEIVNTYEGFKYARFINKDYGNVKGLILTLDRRFADFFSLTIDYTYQIAEGNSSDPFTVYNNNQSDPPVEPEKKVVPLNWDQNSTLNIQATIGQPGDWTVGFIVQYGSGMPYTEDIQISNGVRFENGGRKPATINVDLKADKFFDIFGVKMHAYLLVFNLFDTRNEYGVYATTGRANSDLNTKYAGDINGLNTIDQFVNNPSMYSAPRQVRLGLSFGF, encoded by the coding sequence TTGAAACAAAAGAATAGAATTTTCGTGCAATTTATTTTTGCTTTGTTATTTATCGCCACAACATTTTATGCCGGACAAACTGGCAAAGTGGCCGGTAATGTTAAAGACAGCGAAACAGGTGAACCGATAATTGGGGCAAACATTGTTTTAGAAGGAACATACTTTGGTGCGGCTGCCGATTTTGAAGGTTACTATTATATCAATAATATCCCTCCCGGTAAATATACTGTTATTGTGAGTGCAATCGGTTACGGTAAAACGATCATCAATGAAGTTGTTGTAAGAATTGACCTTACCACAAGTCTTGATGTCAATTTGGTCCCCGAATCAATTCAATTGGGTGAAGATATTATTGTAACTGCAGAAAGACCTTTAATTACAAAAGATCTTACCTCTACTAAAGCTACTGTCTCTTCAAGTGAAATTGCACTGTTGCCTGTTGATAATGTTAGCCAAGTTATCAATTTACAAGCAGGTGTTGTTGACGGTCACTTTAGAGGAGGACGATCTAACGAGGTTGCTTACCTTGTCGACGGTATTCCAATTACTGATGTATTCAGCGGATCGAATTCGGTTCAGATCGAAAATTCATCCATTCGAGAACTTGAAGTAATTAGCGGAACATTTAATGCTGAATACGGACAAGCACTTTCCGGTGTCGTAAATATTGTTACCAAAGAAGGAAGTTCCAAATATGAAGGCAATGTAACTGCCTATGCAGGAACTTATCTTGCGGCTGATGATGGCGTTTATGAAAATTTGGATAATCTAAAGATCGATGGCGTTAAAGATCTTAATCTTTCACTAAGCGGCCCAACTCCATTGAGCAATCTATCCTTTTTTGTTACTGGAAGATACTTCAGAAATGATGGTTATTTTTATGGTAGAAGAGTTTATAATACTAGCGATTCAAATCCATTTCAACCTACCGGAGATAATTCATACGTTAAAATGAATTATGAATACCGAACTTCATTTAACGGTAAATTAACTTATTCGTTGCCGCAGTGGAAATTTAGTTATGGTTTATTCTGGGATGATTCGGAAAATAAATATTACTCTCATGAATACAAATGGACGCCCGATGGTATTAAAACACATTACGGTGAAGATATAATTCATAATCTCCAAATTTCTTTCTATCCATCTCAAAGCACTTTTTCGACTTTAAAATTATCAAACAACATATATAGATTTAACGGGTATCTTTACGAAGATCCTTATGATCCTCGCTATGTTGATCCTTATCAAGGTACCCCTACTTCAGGTTATACCTTTAGACACGGTGGACAAGAATCCGATAGATATAATAGATCAACAAAAACTATGATCGGTCAATGGCATTTAGAATCTCAAGTCTCTAAAGAGCATAAAGTAAAAATTGGTGTTGAAGCACAAAGACATGAGATTTACAATCACTGGTCAACAATTTATAATTTAACTGAAGGACAAGTTGATGAAAACGGTGATCCGATATTTACATTGGGTTATCGTGATCCAGGTACACCCGGTAATCAATCTTATTACAAAGAGCCATATCAAATAGCTGGATTTATACAAGATAAGATGGAATACGATATAATGATTATCAATGCCGGTATTCGATTCGATTATTTCAACCCTAATACAACAATGCCGGCGGATTTTAGAAATCCATCGAGAATTAATCCAAATCCGAATTTTCCGGGTGCCGGACTAACAAGAGAAGTTGAAGCAAAATATCAAGTTAGCCCGCGTATCGGTGTTTCATTTCCTATCTCTGATCAAGGTGCAATTTATTTTTCATATGGTCACTTCTTCCAAATACCAAATTTCGAAAATCTTTACAGAAATGACGAATATATAATTGACCAAGGACAATCGCTCAACACAATTACCGGCAATCCTGATCTTGACGCGCAAAAGACAGTTAAATATGAATTAGGATTGCAGCAAGTTGTTTTCCCGAATGTTTCTCTTGATGTTACTGCTTATTATAGTGATATCAGAAATTTATTGGGAATGGAAATCGTTAATACCTATGAAGGATTTAAGTATGCGCGTTTTATTAATAAAGATTACGGCAACGTAAAAGGATTAATTTTAACACTTGATAGAAGATTTGCCGATTTCTTCAGTTTAACAATTGACTACACGTATCAAATAGCAGAAGGCAACTCATCCGATCCGTTTACTGTTTATAATAATAACCAATCAGATCCGCCTGTTGAACCCGAGAAAAAAGTTGTACCACTAAATTGGGATCAAAATTCAACTTTGAACATTCAAGCAACTATTGGACAACCCGGTGATTGGACAGTCGGTTTTATTGTGCAATACGGTTCCGGAATGCCTTATACCGAAGACATACAAATTTCCAACGGGGTTAGATTTGAAAACGGTGGTCGTAAACCGGCAACAATTAATGTGGACTTAAAAGCGGATAAATTCTTCGATATTTTCGGAGTAAAGATGCATGCTTATTTACTTGTATTCAACTTATTCGATACACGTAACGAATATGGCGTTTATGCAACAACCGGTCGTGCGAATTCTGACTTAAATACAAAGTATGCCGGAGACATAAACGGATTGAATACTATCGATCAATTTGTGAATAACCCAAGTATGTATTCTGCACCAAGACAAGTGAGACTCGGATTGAGTTTTGGATTTTAA
- a CDS encoding T9SS type A sorting domain-containing protein yields MKRFLLICLILFTGAIFAQEEIINDFDEAPDSNYWAFYQNDNADSNVSYMNFEFVNDNVHDGAAAMQVTYSAHNAETWGGFVKLEHWYYADSNGTYDWSAYDTLSIWYNNTIPASESGRVHFRLNLHDVSDATTGNKTYDVGDVEYWYSFNFILDDAPGWHELKFVLAGVQDTDQSGDDKFHLTGWSGIAGNATLDLDKIKGFSFEISINGSGDGDAVNGQIVFDKMTLKSPSANPLVLFNGAAVPGGVTLGTGGWSDHGVEVTSEEAYTPGTKSIKWTLGSDWSVWDGVNWTLSKIKNLAFRWGVDSLKFKIKTDAGIGPLKLVILDDDTDGDGPDLMFEAGYMIEESMLNYDGTWKVVSIPLRDFSRFDGGWNGSGTTPGEMDSSRVKQVKLLMASAAGAGYTVYLDDVWTGDPEFDVIAPDAPGLVNVAAGDYVNLITWTDVPGESNESYNIFYSFNPITDLTKLDVEVVAIGVGENEQLATHVLRAPLTDQDVTFYYAVTCVDASGNESVIAASDPATLTNTAKGVAVINNGAPANFVADGNLGEWANIMPFRMFPSDGSGTVVTNQVIDGDEDLSVNAYLAADAEYLYFAFDITDDVNSIDTTIATYLTDGADLFIGLYNWHGLSHVAHQRGIEPDYQFRFVSNAIIAANIGDAVIKRPGEDYVFMERFPSGYFIEGRMSFEEISQLANPDDILYTPDLGHRIKIDYSLNDADATGQREGIMTLSPNNEDQSWNNVSRWTYTWIGNSMISDVEDDELALSFELSQNYPNPFNPTTTINYTVPTNELVTLKVFNILGQEVKTLVNKVQNAGHHTVSFDASTLASGVYIYRLSSGNFVNTKKMMLIK; encoded by the coding sequence ATGAAGCGATTCTTACTTATTTGCCTTATTCTTTTTACTGGGGCAATCTTTGCACAAGAGGAGATCATCAATGATTTTGATGAAGCTCCTGATTCAAATTATTGGGCATTCTATCAAAACGATAATGCCGATTCAAACGTCAGCTACATGAATTTTGAATTCGTGAACGATAATGTTCATGATGGTGCGGCTGCAATGCAAGTAACATACAGTGCTCACAATGCCGAAACCTGGGGCGGTTTCGTGAAACTTGAACACTGGTATTATGCTGACTCAAACGGTACATATGACTGGTCAGCGTATGATACTCTATCAATATGGTATAATAACACTATACCGGCTTCTGAGTCAGGTAGAGTCCATTTTAGACTAAATCTTCACGATGTCAGCGATGCAACTACCGGTAACAAAACCTATGATGTAGGTGATGTAGAATACTGGTATTCGTTCAATTTCATCTTGGATGATGCACCGGGCTGGCACGAATTAAAATTCGTACTTGCAGGTGTTCAAGATACAGATCAATCCGGTGACGACAAATTTCACTTGACCGGCTGGTCTGGTATTGCAGGTAACGCTACATTAGATTTAGATAAAATAAAAGGCTTCTCTTTTGAAATCTCTATTAATGGTTCCGGCGACGGTGATGCTGTAAACGGACAGATCGTTTTCGATAAGATGACATTAAAGAGCCCTTCTGCAAATCCATTAGTTTTATTCAACGGCGCAGCAGTTCCTGGAGGTGTTACTTTAGGAACAGGTGGTTGGAGTGATCACGGAGTAGAAGTTACTAGCGAAGAAGCTTATACCCCCGGTACTAAATCAATCAAATGGACGCTTGGAAGTGATTGGTCAGTTTGGGATGGCGTAAACTGGACTTTAAGTAAAATTAAAAACTTAGCTTTTAGATGGGGTGTCGATTCTCTGAAATTTAAAATTAAAACTGATGCCGGTATTGGTCCTCTTAAACTTGTTATTCTTGATGACGATACAGACGGTGACGGTCCGGATTTAATGTTTGAAGCTGGATATATGATCGAAGAATCAATGCTTAATTATGATGGCACTTGGAAGGTAGTATCAATTCCTCTTAGAGATTTCAGCAGATTTGACGGTGGCTGGAATGGAAGCGGAACAACTCCTGGTGAAATGGATTCTTCAAGAGTTAAGCAAGTTAAATTATTAATGGCTAGTGCAGCTGGCGCAGGGTACACTGTTTATCTTGATGATGTTTGGACAGGTGATCCAGAATTTGACGTAATTGCTCCTGATGCTCCAGGTCTTGTTAACGTTGCTGCCGGTGATTATGTTAACTTAATTACATGGACAGATGTTCCCGGTGAATCAAATGAATCTTACAATATCTTTTATAGTTTTAATCCAATCACAGATTTAACAAAGCTTGATGTAGAAGTTGTTGCTATTGGAGTTGGAGAAAATGAACAATTAGCTACTCACGTGTTGAGAGCTCCACTTACAGATCAAGATGTAACATTTTATTATGCCGTTACTTGTGTAGATGCTTCAGGAAATGAAAGCGTAATTGCAGCATCCGATCCTGCTACTCTAACCAATACAGCAAAAGGTGTTGCAGTAATTAATAATGGTGCCCCGGCTAATTTTGTAGCTGACGGTAATCTTGGTGAGTGGGCTAATATCATGCCTTTCAGAATGTTCCCATCGGATGGAAGTGGTACAGTTGTAACAAATCAAGTGATTGACGGCGATGAAGATCTTTCAGTTAATGCTTATTTAGCTGCAGACGCTGAATACCTTTATTTTGCATTCGATATTACCGACGATGTAAACTCTATTGATACAACAATTGCAACTTATTTGACTGATGGTGCAGATCTATTTATCGGTTTATACAATTGGCATGGACTTTCACACGTTGCCCATCAACGCGGTATTGAGCCTGATTATCAATTCAGATTTGTATCAAATGCTATCATAGCAGCTAACATTGGCGATGCTGTGATTAAACGTCCCGGTGAAGACTATGTATTTATGGAAAGATTCCCATCAGGTTACTTTATTGAAGGTAGAATGTCATTTGAAGAAATTAGTCAACTAGCTAACCCGGATGATATTTTATACACTCCTGATTTAGGTCATAGAATTAAAATTGACTATTCGTTAAATGATGCCGATGCAACCGGCCAACGAGAAGGTATCATGACATTATCTCCAAACAATGAAGATCAATCTTGGAATAATGTTAGCCGTTGGACTTATACTTGGATTGGTAATTCAATGATTTCCGATGTTGAAGATGATGAACTAGCTTTATCATTTGAATTATCTCAAAATTATCCAAACCCATTTAACCCAACAACTACAATTAACTATACTGTTCCTACTAATGAATTAGTTACATTGAAAGTGTTCAACATATTGGGTCAAGAAGTAAAAACATTAGTAAACAAAGTACAAAATGCAGGTCATCACACAGTATCATTTGATGCTAGCACATTAGCAAGTGGTGTATATATTTACAGATTATCATCCGGTAATTTTGTAAATACTAAAAAGATGATGTTAATTAAATAA
- a CDS encoding sodium/solute symporter (Members of the Solute:Sodium Symporter (SSS), TC 2.A.21 as described in tcdb.org, catalyze solute:Na+ symport. Known solutes for members of the family include sugars, amino acids, nucleosides, inositols, vitamins, urea or anions, depending on the system.): MIENISFIDNIVIIIYFGIVLLIGIYHQRSKIKNSEDYFLAGRKMGWIAVGTSLFATNISSEHLIGLAGTGSTRGLSVGQFEWLAVFILIILGYVFAPIFLRSKVFTVPEFFGQRFDQRSRTYLAAISVTAYFFTKIAVTLLAASYLLKLVLGWDMFASTVLIVLLTGLYTIVGGLHSVIKTQLFQAGLLIFGAFLLVYYGISQIGGFSALTEQLPNDYFTLFKPIDDPDFPWTGIIFGAPILAIWYWCTDQYIVQRILSAKGIEHARKGTLLAGFLKIFPIFLFILPGMIAVVLFPGISGNEAYTYLLTGNLLPVGIKGIVISGLFAALMSSLSSAFNSSATLIANDFYKPRKPEMKDEEFVLVGRLATTIIVILTICLIPLLKMMSTDIYLYLQTLQAYISPPIASVFLIGIFWRKVTASAAIIALITGGFLGFIKILLSIVNPSLIGDLGLLTAYSEINYLHFATMLFVVTSVVLVIASLVKTQSIQEGIKTGEFVFRKNDLATSWTRAKIKN, translated from the coding sequence TTGATTGAAAACATCAGTTTTATAGACAATATTGTAATCATTATTTACTTCGGAATTGTTCTTCTGATCGGTATCTATCATCAACGATCTAAGATCAAAAATTCCGAAGATTACTTTCTTGCCGGAAGGAAAATGGGGTGGATAGCAGTTGGGACATCTCTCTTTGCCACAAACATTTCATCAGAACATTTGATTGGTTTAGCCGGTACCGGATCTACACGCGGACTTTCGGTCGGTCAGTTTGAGTGGCTGGCTGTTTTTATTTTAATAATTCTCGGCTATGTTTTTGCCCCTATATTTTTACGTTCAAAAGTTTTTACCGTTCCGGAATTTTTCGGACAAAGATTTGACCAGCGAAGCAGAACATATTTAGCTGCAATTTCTGTCACTGCTTATTTCTTCACAAAAATTGCGGTTACATTACTCGCGGCAAGCTATTTACTTAAATTGGTGCTAGGTTGGGATATGTTTGCATCCACGGTTTTAATTGTTCTGCTCACTGGTCTCTATACTATTGTCGGCGGTTTGCACAGTGTTATCAAAACACAGTTATTCCAAGCCGGGCTTTTAATCTTCGGCGCATTTCTACTTGTTTACTATGGTATTTCTCAAATAGGTGGTTTTTCAGCATTGACCGAGCAGCTCCCCAATGATTATTTTACACTCTTTAAACCCATTGATGATCCGGATTTCCCTTGGACAGGTATTATTTTTGGCGCACCGATTCTTGCTATTTGGTATTGGTGTACCGACCAGTACATTGTTCAAAGAATCCTAAGTGCAAAAGGAATTGAACACGCACGTAAGGGAACATTATTAGCAGGTTTTTTAAAAATTTTCCCAATTTTTCTTTTCATTCTTCCAGGTATGATAGCTGTAGTCTTATTTCCCGGTATCTCCGGTAATGAAGCCTACACTTATTTGTTGACCGGAAATCTTCTACCGGTTGGAATTAAAGGAATAGTAATTTCAGGTTTATTCGCAGCGTTGATGTCATCTCTTTCGAGCGCATTTAACAGCTCAGCCACATTGATAGCAAATGATTTTTATAAACCACGTAAACCTGAGATGAAAGACGAAGAGTTTGTCTTGGTTGGAAGGCTAGCAACAACGATAATAGTAATTCTAACTATCTGTTTAATTCCGCTTCTTAAGATGATGAGCACGGACATTTATCTTTATCTTCAAACTTTACAGGCATACATAAGTCCGCCTATTGCAAGTGTATTCTTGATCGGAATTTTCTGGCGAAAGGTTACCGCATCTGCCGCAATAATTGCTTTAATAACTGGTGGATTTCTTGGATTCATTAAAATCTTATTGAGTATAGTAAATCCAAGCTTAATAGGGGATTTAGGTTTATTGACTGCATATTCCGAAATAAACTACCTTCATTTTGCAACTATGCTTTTTGTTGTTACCTCGGTTGTGCTTGTTATAGCTAGTCTGGTAAAAACACAAAGCATTCAAGAAGGAATAAAAACAGGTGAATTTGTTTTTCGTAAAAATGATTTAGCAACAAGTTGGACAAGAGCAAAAATAAAAAATTAA